One uncultured Carboxylicivirga sp. genomic window, TTCCAGAAAAATCCAAAACAAATGATCCATTAATAAAAACTTTAGAATTATCGTTCAAAAAGAAATAATGTCTAAGTCCAACAGGTAATTCAACCGAATTATAGTCGGCAGTGGTAACATAATCGCCTGTTGCGTGGTCTTTCTCAGATTTAAAATATTGATAGGTTGGTTCAATTATAATTGCCCATTTATTTCTATTGAAGGGCAATACAAATTCACCTTCTATTCCGAGTCTAAATGTTGTTTCATTGCCAAAATCAGTATTTCTGTAACTGGATGCAGCGTTAATAAAGGAGAGAGAAGTGGTATTTAAACCGGGTCTTAATGAAAGGTTGAAAGAGTTTTTGTTTTGTTTTCTTTCGTAGGTGATGTATTCAGAATTATTACACTCGTTATAAGCTTTGAATATTTCTACCAATTCTTTCCTGCGGCATCGGGTGTTGTTTATTTGATTTTGCGTTAGGCATTGCGATTGTAATTGAATCCAAAGTTGTTGCTTAAAGCTCGCGTTAACAGCAACTTTATTTGCATCTGTTTTGTATTCTTTATAGATTAATTGTTCAATGTCTGTTGTGTCTGTATTAAAAAAGTAACTTGATCCGATTCCATCTTTATACAAATATAAATTGGCTTTACCTTCAACTAAAACCTTTAAAAAAAGTGTCTCTTCTTTAAAGATTGGATTCCTTTGATCACTTAACTCCCCACTCTTATATTTTGACCTGTCAATATTTACCTTGCTTCTAATGTACTTTGCGTTATTATTGATTGTGAATTCTTTTACAGAGTTAATGGTGAGTTTTTTTTGTTCTCCTAATTCTGTTAGCGTATAAGTAAACTGGGTTGGATTAAGGTCCCAATCATTATTTTTGATAAAACATTCAACCTTTTGGTCGTTGTTATCAATAAAATATCCCTTTTCAAAAGAAATTTGGGAATAACAGTTCAGGCTGAAAACTGTGATTAAAAGTAAGGTGATTTGGCTTTTCATTGTTTAATAATTGAATTTTTTAGTGCTGTAATGGTTAAATATAGTTAGTTATATTAAATTTTAAGTGTTTGTAAATTAGTATTTATAGATTTTATTCAATGTTTTTTGCACATCTGAATCCAACAGCATAATCGCACCAATTACTGATTAATCCTTTTCGGTAAAATACTTTTTTGCACATTGCTCCTGAATGCCAACTTCCTCCTCTGATGACTCTGTTTGATCCTTGCTGTGGTCCTTGCGGATTTTCATATTCACTCTCAACATAATAAGTCTCAGAAAACCTGTCAGCAGTCCATTCCCAAACATTACCAGACATATCATACAATCCGTAACCATTAGGTTGATAACTACCTACCGGTTCAATCAGGTTTTGCCATTCTGTAGTTTCCTGTTTAGCTCTTTCCTGATCTGATTGATCTCCATTGGGGAAGTCTTTCCCAATTAATTCACCTCTTGCCGCAATTTCCCATTCTGCTTCGGTTGGAAGTCTTTTACCTACCCATTCTGCATATTTTTTTGCATCTCCGTAATTGATCCCTACAACAGGATAGTCAGGAAAGTCTTCTCCGCTTTTAAAAGTTTTAGTATTCCAGAATTCCGGCAATTGGTAACCGGTCTCTTTGCAAAAGATTAGATATTCTCTGTTGGTAACCTCGTATTTATCAATTAAAAAGGAATCGATCTTTACTTTATGCTCCGGACTAAAACCTAATCCATTTTGCATATTATTACCAATCAAATATTCACCTCCCGGAATTATTGCCATTGCTGAATCCTTCTGAGCAATCGAGATAGTTGTGGTAATTGTAAATAATAGCAATAGAGAATTAAACTTTTTCATAAATAAGGGTTAATGAATTTTTTCTTTACATTTTTTATTGCTTTTAATGGTTTAGCAAACCCAGTCATAACTTTATGCAAGCGTGTTGGCGGTAGTTAATTATCTATATATTCTCTATAAGTTGTATGCTCATAAAGTCTGCATTGACTAATATTTTGCTTTGCTTCCTCATACATTGTCATGAACAGATTTTTCTCTTCATGGTCGCGGATTTTAACTAAATACTTTATACCGTCAACCTCAATTAAGTCATAGAATTCTTCATCTTTCGAAACGTTACCGCGATAGCGAGAATATCTCATATGGTAATTTAGTTTCTGGTATTTTTTTCTCCTTGCACGCCAGAATAAATCACCTCGATAATAAAAGTTTATAGTCTTAATAGATTCCCAATGCTTTTCAGTTACGGTGTTCCCTTGTTTTATTTGGATTCCTTCAGGTCTTAATCTCATTTGACCAACTTCGTCAAATAATGGTGGATATAGATTGATTGCTAAAACATAGATTAAGATTATTACACTAAAAAATAGTAGTAAGTTCAAAGTTTCGCTTTCTGTTCTTAGTTTATATGTTAGTATAGCTGAAATAAGAAATCCTAGGATTAGAGCCACAACACTTCTAAGTCGCATGAGAAATCCTAAATTTATTTTGAATATAACTAATGACTTATCGAGCATATAATTGGGTTATTCTTTATAAAACATACGTTTTTTAATTACCGCTAACGTTTGCTGGATGAAGTCGTGGCGCGTTAGTCGTGGTGTCGTGTCACCCGATAGGGGGACTAAGACGGTAGACTAAGGTGTCAGGACGAGCAAAACGAGCCATGCTTTATGCCAGCGTGTTAGGTAGTCGTGATTTATCATTCACTAAGATCCGTTTCAAGGCCTGTATCTATAATTGTTTCAGCCGCCAAATCATCATTTTCTGGTTTCTTTTTATAGAGTTCTTCATAAATATCAATAAGAACTACTAATATGATAATAGCTAATATGTTGATTTTTATAAAGTAATTTACGCCAGAATTTAAATTGAATGTGAAAGTTGAAAGTGCTGCACTAATTTTGAATTCGAATCCATTTGTAAGGTTAATTCCAACTGTAGCATTCGCACCAGAGAAAAATTCATAAGCATATCCACCCATTCCGAATGATATAATTTGAAGTCCTTGTAAGAAAGATGAATATATTAAGCCCTCTTTTTGTCTATTGGTTCTAAACAGTAAATTTCCTGAGTAAATTGACAGTCCGAATAGAAATGTTGCAAATAAGAGTATAAATAGGATTGGTCCATTTATTTGTCCTGTTCTTAGCATAAGCCAACCAACTAAACCTATTCCAAAGACTCCTCCTATTATTTGGTAAATTGCTATTGTACTTAATGTTGTGTTCGTGTCTTTTATTCGCTTTTTCATAGATTGTTATTGTTATTACTATCTGGGAGACATGCTGCCCAACTCTACAATAAATATTGTATTACTGTTATTTCTATTCTATTAAAATGGTGTTTGTAT contains:
- a CDS encoding formylglycine-generating enzyme family protein; the encoded protein is MKKFNSLLLLFTITTTISIAQKDSAMAIIPGGEYLIGNNMQNGLGFSPEHKVKIDSFLIDKYEVTNREYLIFCKETGYQLPEFWNTKTFKSGEDFPDYPVVGINYGDAKKYAEWVGKRLPTEAEWEIAARGELIGKDFPNGDQSDQERAKQETTEWQNLIEPVGSYQPNGYGLYDMSGNVWEWTADRFSETYYVESEYENPQGPQQGSNRVIRGGSWHSGAMCKKVFYRKGLISNWCDYAVGFRCAKNIE